In Methanofollis aquaemaris, the genomic window ACTTTTTTTATCGCGTCATTGCCCAAAAAGTTCTCCAGAGGATATGGGAATGTTTAAATATTTTTAAAAGATCTGATCTTCTGCCCCAAACAGGGCAGTGATACTCGATGAACTCCGTAAAAAAATTGAATGAAGAGGCCGTGTCGCCGGTCATCGGCGTAATCCTGATGGTTGCGATCACGGTGATCCTCGCGGCGACGATCGCGATGTTCGCCTTCAACTCGACTGACAGTATTAAAGAGCAGAAAGTGGTGGCCCTCAAGGCATCGGCCCAGGACGACACCGTGGTGGTGAACCTGAACGGGGGTGCCAGCGTTGCTGAACTGAAGTCGTTGAAGTTTATGTGGGGCAGTAACGGTGCGACGATAACTGATGCTGCCGATTTCCAAGTGAATGGTGTCAATGCTGTCTGGGATACTGACGGCACTACAACCATTGATGGTCTTTATACTAAGAGTGGTGGCTTCACAACAGGTGATTGCTTCACGCTGAAAAAAGAGAGCGGAAACCTTAAGGTCATTGGCATCTTCGCCGATGGCACCGAGCAGGTGTTCATCGACAAGACCTACGCCTGAACTCCCTGACTCCGGAGGAGAAGAGAGCCCATGCCACCCGCTGACCCGTGTGCACGATCCGACGGGGGCGTCCGCAGCGTCGGAGGCCGGGAGAACACCCGCCGCATCGTTGCACGGCACCGGGAGGGAGGGCTCTCCCTGCTCGCGGGACTTTTTCCGCGCCCGTTCACCCTGACCGAGAAAATTCTTCTTTTCTGCCTGATCGGCCTCCTCGTCTGCGACGTGGCGACGACCACCTACGCGGTGGGGATGGGGATCGGGTACGAGGGCAACCCGGTGATGACGGGCGTGACCGGGTGCCCTCCGTTGCATCTGCTGCTCAAACTCGCATACGCCGGGGTCGTGGTCGGACTGGGGGGAGTGGCCGACCGGTATGTGCCGGGCGCAGGGGTGTACTGCATCGGTGCGGCGTGTGCCTTCTACGTCCTGCCGCTCGTCAACAACTTCTGGGTCATCGCAACTTGCTCGCCGGTCTGAACGCGGGGCCGGGGATTTTCATATTCTCAAAGGTATATCGGCAGATTTATATGTTGACGATGGATAATTTACTGTTGTCTGCCCCTCACAAATAGTTTCATCGGTTCAACCTTCACCCTGGGTGGGATCAACTCACCGCCGGGCCCTGGGGGGCAGCGATGTTCATTTCTCACCTCCTTTTTTCTTTTTAGATTTTGACGCGGCGAAGTGAGGGCGCCGTCCGGGCGGCATATATATCTGCTCCCCCCGCCCGGAGGACCGATGAAGGGGTGGCGCCGTTCCCCTCCGGGGGCGGGTCGGTGGCGGGCGAAATACGGCCATATCGGGTCCGGTTTTGCGATCAGAGCCTCTTATCCGGGGCTGGAATGCTGAGATCCGGGAAACGACGAGAAATGGAGCGGACCGTCGAACGCACGGCATATCATGAAAGAATGCGGCCCTTTGCCGGCCCGTATGATTGCGGGGCATACGATGGGTTCCCCCCGTCGCAGGACGTCGATTCTGGACCGGGGAGAAACGCAGGAAATCGGCGCGATTCCCGGCCGTTCACCGCTCCCTCATCGCCACCCGAGGTATGATGACGAGGTGACCCCCTCCCCCCCGGGGGCGGGTCGGCACCAGGTGAAATGCGGCCATAATGGGCCGGGTTTTGCGATCGAGGCCCCTGATCCGGGGACGGAATGGCGAGATCCCGGAAACGGCGAGAAATGAAGCGGCCCGTCGAACGCAGACCATATCATGAAGCAACCCGGCCCATTTCAGGGCCGCATGAGCGGGAGACATAGAAAAACCCCCCGCCCCGCGGGACACCGGTTCTCGTCCGGGGAAAACTGATGGAAATCAGCGCGATTTTTTCCGGGCGCCTCACCCCTCCCTCGTCACCTGCCAGACATGCCACATCCGCTGCACCGCCGTGAAGTTGGTGAGAACCGCGAGAACCCAGAGCGCCGGGACCAGGAACCCGGTGAGAAGACCGGCGATAAGGACGAGCACCCGTTCCAGCCTGGTGAAAAGCCCGACCCTGCACTCCGCGCCCAACCCCTCGGCCCGCGCACGAGTGTAACTCACCATCAGGGAACCCACCAGGGCCGCGAAGGTGAGCGCCTGGGCCGTCCGGTCGCCGGCAAAATAAAGAAAAAGCCCGCCGAAGAGGAACGCCTCGGCATATCGGTCCAGCACCGAATCGAAGAACGCCCCGAAACGACTCGCCTGCCCGTTTACCCTCGCCACCGCACCATCGAGAGCGTCGAAGAGACCACCGAAACCCAGCACCACCCCCGCGGCCACCAGACGCCCCGAGACGATGAGCACCGCGGCGACCGCGATGACGAGAAACCCCGCGACCGTCAGAACATTCGGAGTGACCCCGCTCCTCCCGACGACCGCAGCCACCCGCGAAAGAACCCCTTCAGTTCGTTCCCTCATCCACCCGTCTATCATACCGCCTCAGATCCATCTGATATCTGAACAGAACCGACATCAACCTTTCTTCGCAGATCCGTCCTGCTTATATATTCAGTGAATAATACAAGATCTGCACATACGCACAGGGGGGAATTTCGTGAAACGTGTAGGCATCAGGCTGGAGAGCCTCGCAGCCATCATCAGAGACCTGGAAAACGACGAAGAACTCAGGGCCATCTTCGGCGACCCCGTCACCGGCCACCTCGCCATCGTCGCCGAATACGCCGACGGCGCCGTCGACCTCAGGATCGAAGAGATCAGAGACATACCGCTCAACGACGACGAGACCACCAGATTCGTGGAGATCACCGACCGCATCGTGTACGCCAACATCCT contains:
- a CDS encoding type IV pilin N-terminal domain-containing protein yields the protein MNSVKKLNEEAVSPVIGVILMVAITVILAATIAMFAFNSTDSIKEQKVVALKASAQDDTVVVNLNGGASVAELKSLKFMWGSNGATITDAADFQVNGVNAVWDTDGTTTIDGLYTKSGGFTTGDCFTLKKESGNLKVIGIFADGTEQVFIDKTYA
- a CDS encoding DUF5658 family protein — translated: MPPADPCARSDGGVRSVGGRENTRRIVARHREGGLSLLAGLFPRPFTLTEKILLFCLIGLLVCDVATTTYAVGMGIGYEGNPVMTGVTGCPPLHLLLKLAYAGVVVGLGGVADRYVPGAGVYCIGAACAFYVLPLVNNFWVIATCSPV
- a CDS encoding CDP-alcohol phosphatidyltransferase family protein, encoding MRERTEGVLSRVAAVVGRSGVTPNVLTVAGFLVIAVAAVLIVSGRLVAAGVVLGFGGLFDALDGAVARVNGQASRFGAFFDSVLDRYAEAFLFGGLFLYFAGDRTAQALTFAALVGSLMVSYTRARAEGLGAECRVGLFTRLERVLVLIAGLLTGFLVPALWVLAVLTNFTAVQRMWHVWQVTREG